From Salvelinus sp. IW2-2015 linkage group LG33, ASM291031v2, whole genome shotgun sequence, one genomic window encodes:
- the LOC111957689 gene encoding dedicator of cytokinesis protein 5 isoform X3, which produces MTRWIPTKKEKYGVAIYNYDSRGEQELSLQVGDTVHILETFEGWYRGYTLRDKSRKGIFPASYIHLKEAKVEGTGQQEIVIPGDLPLVLELGATLREWAQIWYKLYVNNKTTLFRGVQQMAYSLIEYRSQIVSGTLPKDDLVELRKKVTAKIDYGNRILGLDLVVRDDAGNTLDPDCTSTVSLFRAFETASRSIDDRIQEEKTRLQNLEMRRQSLFSTVHTYSLFVNLKNFVCNIGEDAELLMSLYDPDQSEFISENFLVRWDSMGMPKEIEKLNNLPALFTDLSSSDLIRPRLFLVCQIIRVGSMELKEGKKHTGGLRRPFGVAVMDITDIAHGKADDEEKQHFIPFQQIAMETYIRQRQLIISPLLPSRVIGENEPLTAVFNKVINTREVNHKGQGLFVTLKLLPGDLSQVRKDYPHFVDRTTAIVRKMGFPEIILPGYVRNDIYVTLLQGEFDRGKKTSPKNVEVMLSVLDNDGNLMEKAIFPGAGYDGITEYKSVIYYQVKQPSWNETVKVTIPIEDVGRCHLRVMFRHRSSQDSRDKSEKPFGMAFVRLMKGDGTTLRDGRHDLIVYKVDAKKSEDAKTYLTLPGSWAEVEEKERQTGKNFNHSGVIPLTKDSFQIGTLTCSTKLTQNVDLLGLLNWRSNPEELDQNLQRLMEVEGGEIVKFLQDTLDALFSIMMETSEEETYDTLLFNALVFIITLIGDIKFQHFNPVLETYINKHFSATLAYMKLTKVLNYYVGHADEPVLTEKLYSALKALKYLFRFIVQSRVLYLRFYGTSEDAFFNSIRTLFLSFNTLMDRPLDEGVKIKGAILKYLPTIINDIKNVFDPVELSVLLTKFIESIPDSQLVRQKLGCMCKMVESDLFKQSECRDVLLPLVTDQLSGQLDDHSNKPDHEACVQLLSTVLDNLDRKNVGPTRGHVQLIMERLLRRVNRTVISMSRTSTLIGHYLACMTAILKQMDDMHYAHYISTFKTRQDIIDFLMETFIMFKDLMGNVFPSDWMTMNLLQIGVFLRAINQYSEVLNMYFMDQTHFELQLWNNYFHLTVAFLTHKSLQLESFSQEKRNKILNKYGDMRKSIGFKIRDMWYNLGPHKMKFIPAMVGPILKATLVPEPELRKATIPIFFDMMQCEHNFTPSRTFNMFENELITKLDQEVEGGRGDEQYKILLEKTLLEHCRRHRYLSQSGEELALLLSSLLEKLLAYRTITHDESPELRMSCTVNVLNFYKEKKREDIYIRYLYKLRDLHLVCENYTEAAYTLLLHAELLEWSDKPCAPHLIPGHGKHVWTQQELKERLFQEIICNLDKGKMWEKAIEMGKQLAKMHENQMFDFMELSQLLKQQAQFYENIMHAMRPQPEYFAVGYYGLGFPTFLRNKVFIYRGKEYEWLEDFSLKLLSQFPNAARMTSTAPPGDNICNSQGQHIQCFTVKPVLTVPAQFKDKGVPEQILNYYRTNEVDQFQYSRPFRKGAKDPDNEFATMWIERTTYITTYHFPGILKWFEVKSISVEEISPLQNAVETMEMANEKLSNLVQQQACDSSTSVHPLSMMLNGIVDPAVMGGYSNYEKAFFTDTYMHEHPDDLESIEVLKHLIALQIPLLADGIRIHGEKSTEQLKPLHNRLLTCFSDLRERVEKHYGVITLPCSLIERKKSRVGSVVMPYILSSTLRRMSTVSTTSSGLSSGSTSSNGPSRPSSQDSLLSRDTPNDRRASMLSRSEDDNRIGRKNRKEWSVSKSQVLVERQPDIDETLPEKPQRPKSLQFGDRRLTLSLFQGVSSQLSFDNPLSPLPASPQTPHSSIYSSLPGDNDATTDTPGTPPPMPPKKHPHEMFDISQNSLEFHPPLPQKIDSKPPPPPPKTRKSMFPGSYENNPQ; this is translated from the exons ATGACCCGCTGGATTCCAACTAAAAAAGAGAAATATGGCGTTG CAATTTATAATTATGACTCCAGAGGCGAGCAGGAGCTGTCTCTCCAGGTGGGAGACACTGTACATATACTTGAGACATTTGAAG GCTGGTACAGAGGGTACACATTACGGGATAAATCACGGAAG GGCATTTTCCCAGCCTCATACATCCACCTGAAGGAGGCGAAAGTTGAAGGGACAGG CCAACAGGAAATAGTTATCCCAGGAGACCTACCACTGGTACTGGAGCTCGGTGCCACTCTGAGGGAATGGGCACAAATATGGTACAAGCTGTATGTG AACAACAAGACCACTCTCTTCAGGGGCGTACAGCAGATGGCCTACAGCCTCATCGAGTATCGATCTCAGATAGTGTCGGGAACATTACCCAAGGATGACCTTGTGGAGCTCAGGAAGAAAGTCACAGCTAAGATTGATTATGGAAACCG GATTCTGGGTTTGGACTTGGTGGTGCGAGATGACGCGGGGAACACTTTGGACCCGGACTGCACCAGCACAGTCAGTCTGTTCCGGGCCTTTGAGACTGCATCCCGCAGTATAGATGACAGAATACAGGAGGAGAAG ACCCGGCTGCAGAACCTGGAGATGAGGCGCCAGTCCCTGTTCAGCACGGTGCACACCTACAGTCTCTTCGTGAACCTCAAGAACTTTGTGTGTAACATTGGGGAGGATGCAGAGCTGCTTATGTCACTCTATGACCCTGACCAGTCTGAGTTCATCAG TGAGAACTTCCTTGTGCGCTGGGACAGCATGGGCATGCCCAAAGAGATTGAGAAACTCAACAACCTGCCTGCCCTTTTCACG GATCTGAGCAGCAGTGACCTGATTAGGCCACGTCTCTTCCTCGTCTGTCAGATTATCAGAGTGGGCAGCATGGAGCTCAAGGAGGGCAAGAAACACACTGGAGGGTTAAGGAGACCATTTGGTGTGGCTG TGATGGACATCACAGATATCGCCCATGGAAAAGCAGACGATGAGGAGAAGCAGCATTTCATCCCCTTTCAGCA GAtagctatggagacctacatccGTCAGAGGCAGCTCATCATTTCTCCTCTACTCCCATCCCGGGTCATTGGAGAGAACGAGCCTCTCACCGCCGTCTTCAACAAAGTCATTAACACCCGGGAGGTCAACCACAAGGGCCAGG GACTGTTTGTGACCCTGAAGCTGCTTCCTGGTGACCTGTCCCAGGTCAGGAAGGACTACCCTCACTTTGTTGATCGCACCACCGCCATCGTCAGAAAGATGGGCTTCCCTGAGATCATCCTCCCAG GGTATGTGAGGAACGATATCTATGTCACCTTGCTGCAGGGGGAGTTTGACCGTGGTAAAAAAACGTCACCCAAAAATGTTGAGGTGATGTTGAGTGTTCTAGATAACGATGGCAATCTCATGGAG AAAGCAATATTTCCTGGAGCTGGATATGATGGGATCACAGAATACAAGTCTGTAATTTACTACCAGGTCAAGCAGCCGAGCTGGAATGAAACAGTCAAG GTGACTATTCCTATTGAAGATGTGGGCCGCTGTCATCTCAGGGTGATGTTTCGACACAGATCATCTCAGGACT CTAGAGACAAATCAGAGAAGCCGTTTGGCATGGCGTTCGTCCGCCTGATGAAAGGAGACGGAACCACGCTGAGAGACGGCAGACATGACCTCATCGTCTACAAG GTTGACGCAAAGAAGTCTGAGGATGCAAAAACATACCTGACTCTGCCAGGCTCCTGGGCTgaagtggaggagaaggagaggcagacagGGAAAAACTTTAACCATTCAGGAGTCATCCCACTCACCAAGGACAGCTTCCAGATTGGCACTCTCACCTGCTCCACTAAACTCACCCAGAATG TGGATCTCCTGGGCCTGTTGAACTGGAGGTCCAACCCTGAAGAGCTGGACCAGAACCTGCAGCGCCTGATGGAGGTTGAGGGAGGGGAAATTGTCAAG TTTCTACAGGACACACTTGATGCCCTCTTCAGTATCATGATGGAGACTTCAGAGGAGGAGACTTATGACACGCTGCTGTTTAATGCTCTG GTGTTCATAATCACACTGATTGGAGACATCAAGTTCCAGCACTTTAACCCAGTACTGGAGACATATATCAACAAGCACTTCAGTGCCACTCTGGCTTACAT GAAGCTGACCAAGGTTCTGAATTACTATGTGGGCCATGCAGATGAGCCTGTCCTAACCGAGAAACTGTACTCAGCCCTCAAAGCCCTTAAGTACCTGTTCAGGTTCATTGTGCAGTCCCGGGTCCTCTACCTCAG ATTCTATGGGACCAGCGAGGATGCTTTCTTCAACTCCATACGGACACTCTTCCTGTCCTTCAACACACTCATGGACAGACCGCTGGATGAGGGAGTGAAGATAAAG GGGGCGATACTGAAATACCTTCCCACCATCATTAATGACATCAAGAATGTCTTTGATCCTGTGGAGCTCAG TGTTCTTTTGACCAAGTTCATTGAGAGCATCCCTGACTCTCAGCTGGTGCGCCAGAAACTTGGTTGCATGTGTAAGATGGTGGAGAGTGACCTTTTCAAACAGTCAG AGTGTCGAGATGTCCTCTTGCCGCTGGTGACAGACCAGCTGAGTGGGCAGCTGGATGACCACTCCAATAAACCAGACCACGAGGCCTGTGTTCAGCTGCTCAGTACTGTGCTAGACAACCTGGACCGCAAGAATGTG GGTCCAACCCGGGGCCATGTCCAGCTGATAATGGAGCGGCTGCTTCGCAGGGTCAATCGCACTGTCATCAGCATGAGCAGAACCTCCACTCTCATT GGTCATTACCTAGCCTGTATGACCGCCATCTTGAAGCAGATGGATGACATGCACTACGCACACTACATCAGCACCTTCAAGACCAGACAAGACATCATT GACTTCCTGATGGAGACATTCATCATGTTTAAGGACCTGATGGGGAACGTTTTCCCCTCCGACTGGATGACCATGAACCTCCTGCAGATTGGTGTGTTTCTGCGGGCCATCAACCAGTACTCTGAGGTCCTCAACATGTACTTCATGGACCAGACCCACTTTGAGCTGCAG ctctGGAACAACTACTTCCACTTGACTGTTGCATTCCTTACCCACAAGTCATTGCAACTGGAATCCTTCTCTCAAGAAAAACGGAATAAAATACTGAACAA GTATGGAGACATGAGGAAGAGCATTGGCTTTAAGATCCGAGATATGTGGTATAATCTTG GCCCCCACAAGATGAAGTTCATCCCGGCCATGGTGGGGCCCATCCTAAAGGCtaccctggtgcctgagccagagCTGAGGAAAGCCACCATCCCCATCTTCTTTGACATGATGCAGTGTGAGCACAACTTCACTCCCAGCCGCACCTTTAACATG TTTGAGAATGAACTGATCACCAAGTTGGATCAGGAGGTAGAGGGAGGCCGTGGGGATGAACAGTACAAAATCCTGCTGGAGAAAAC ACTACTGGAGCACTGTCGGAGGCACAGATACCTGTCTCAGTCAGGGGAGGAGCTGGCTCTGCTGCTCAGCAGTCTGCTGGAGAAGCTACTGGCCTACCGCACCATCACACATGACGAGAGCCCTGAGCTCCGCATGAGCTGCACCGTCAACGTCCTG AACTTCTACAAGGAGAAGAAGCGGGAAGACATTTACATTCG GTATCTGTACAAGCTAAGGGATTTACACCTTGTCTGTGAGAACTACACGGAGGCAGCATACACCCTGTTACTTCACGCCGAACTCCTCGAG TGGTCTGACAAGCCCTGTGCCCCACATCTGATCCCCGGTCATGGCAAACATGTCTGGACACAGCAGGAGCTCAAAGAGAGACTCTTCCAGGAGATCATCTGTAACCTGGACAAGGGCAAA ATGTGGGAGAAAGCCATTGAGATGGGTAAACAGCTGGCAAAGATGCACGAGAACCAGATGTTCGACTTCATGGAGCTTAGCCAGCTGCTG AAACAGCAAGCCCAGTTCTATGAGAATATAATGCATGCCATGCGGCCTCAGCCAGAATACTTTGCTGTGGGATACTATGGCCTTGGATTCCCCACTTTCCTCAGG AACAAAGTATTCATCTACCGTGGTAAGGAGTATGAGTGGCTGGAGGACTTCAGTCTGAAGCTGCTGTCGCAGTTCCCCAATGCAGCCAGGATGACCAGCACAGCGCCCCCTGGGGACAACATCTGTAACTCCCAAGGACAGC ATATCCAGTGTTTTACAGTCAAGCCAGTCCTTACTGTGCCCGCCCAGTTCAAAGACAAGGGTGTTCCTGAGCAGATCCTGAA ctACTACAGAACCAATGAAGTGGACCAGTTTCAGTATTCCAGACCCTTCAGGAAAGGTGCAAAGGACCCCGACAATGAATTTGCA ACCATGTGGATCGAGAGGACAACTTACATCACAACCTATCACTTCCCAGGGATTCTCAAATGGTTCGAAGTGAAGTCCATCTCTGTT GAGGAGATCAGCCctttgcagaatgctgtggagaCCATGGAGATGGCCAATGAGAAGCTCAGTAACCTGGTGCAGCAGCAGGCCTGTGACAGCTCCACGTCCGTCCACCCACTTTCCATGATGCTCAATGGCATTGTTGACCCTGCCGTCATGGGTGGCTACTCCAACTACGAGAAG GCATTCTTCACTGACACCTACATGCATGAACACCCAGATGACCTTGAGAGCATTGAGGTCCTCAAACATCTTATTGCCCTCCAG atCCCTCTCTTAGCTGATGGGATCCGAATCCACGGAGAGAAATCCACTGAGCAGCTGAAGCCCTTACACAACCGCCTGCTCACCTGTTTCTCAGACCTgcgggagagagtggagaagcATTACGGCGTCATAACCCTG CCCTGCTCTCTCATTGAAAGGAAGAAGAGTCGTGTGGGCTCCGTAGTGATGCCCTACATCCTGTCCTCCACACTGCGCCGCATGTCCACtgtctccaccacctcctcagGCCTCTCCAGCGGCTCCACCTCCTCTAATGGACCCTCCCGGCCCTCCTCCCAGGA TTCACTGTTGTCCCGTGACACTCCCAACGATCGCCGGGCCTCGATGTTGTCCCGCTCTGAGGATGACAACCGGATCGGTCGAAAGAACCGAAAAGAATGGAGTGTGAGCAAGTCACAGGTTTTGGTGGAGAGACAGCCAGACATAGATGAG ACCCTTCCAGAGAAGCCGCAGAGACCCAAAAGTCTGCAGTTTGGGGACCGTCGCCTGACCCTATCTCTGTTCCAGGGTGTTTCCTCTCAGCTCAGCTTTGACAACCCTCTCAGCCCCCTGCCAGCCTCTCCTCAGACTCCTCACAGCTCCA tttatTCATCTCTCCCCGGTGATAATGATGCCACCACTGACACTCCCGGAACACCCCCACCCATGCCACCAAAGAAACATCCCCATGAGATGTTTGACATCTCCCAAAACTCCCTTGAG TTCCACCCTCCTCTGCCTCAGAAAATTGACAGCaagccccctccacctcctcctaaAACCAGGAAGTCTATGTTCCCCGGCTCCTACGAGAATAATCCTCAGTGA